A DNA window from Patescibacteria group bacterium contains the following coding sequences:
- a CDS encoding NYN domain-containing protein, translating into MKTKGNNYAFIDSQNLNLGIQKLGWKLDYRKFRIYLKEKYGVEKAYMFIGFVALNQGLYDNLQEAGFVLKFKPTIPDENGKMKGNVDADLVLGTVLEMNKYDKAVIVTSDGDFYSLVHHLYETNKLQVVLSPDVKNCSGLLKQTAKERMQYMNELQNKLEYRKKKSTA; encoded by the coding sequence ATGAAAACAAAAGGAAACAATTACGCATTTATTGATAGTCAGAATCTCAACCTTGGTATACAAAAACTTGGGTGGAAATTAGACTATCGAAAATTCCGAATTTATCTTAAAGAGAAGTATGGTGTAGAAAAAGCATATATGTTCATTGGTTTTGTCGCGCTGAATCAAGGACTGTACGACAACCTTCAAGAAGCCGGTTTTGTATTGAAATTCAAGCCAACTATTCCCGATGAAAATGGAAAAATGAAAGGCAATGTCGATGCCGATCTTGTCTTGGGAACAGTTCTTGAGATGAACAAATACGACAAAGCGGTCATTGTCACGAGTGATGGAGACTTTTATTCTTTAGTGCATCACTTATATGAAACAAATAAACTGCAAGTCGTACTAAGCCCTGATGTAAAAAATTGCTCAGGATTGCTCAAGCAAACCGCAAAAGAGAGGATGCAGTATATGAATGAACTACAGAACAAGCTAGAGTATAGAAAAAAGAAGAGCACCGCTTAA
- a CDS encoding FkbM family methyltransferase, with the protein MNITDITRKTLKKSRWLVHIVRKIRNYIFAIKPELIAPRDLYKDMRELCQSIDLRNPIFIDGGAHNGSTILKLRDEGFMNSKISAFEPIPKVAAAISEIGDKNVTVFAKALGNKDGTIDFNVNKKIVTSSPLDPDMTNKYHPGLADLSEKITVSVVKIDTLVREKIIPQPDIIKFDLQGYELLAFQGAVETLRQVKIIFTEVEFVELYKNQPLFHDISLFLKQNNFSLFNLYNLGDHHDGQIIAGDALFLNNAYFKK; encoded by the coding sequence ATGAACATTACAGATATAACAAGAAAAACCCTCAAAAAATCAAGATGGCTAGTACATATAGTCAGAAAGATCCGTAATTATATTTTTGCCATAAAACCAGAATTAATTGCGCCTCGCGATCTGTATAAAGACATGCGAGAACTATGTCAGTCGATAGATCTTAGAAATCCAATATTCATCGACGGAGGCGCGCACAACGGCTCGACGATACTTAAACTTAGAGACGAAGGATTTATGAATTCGAAGATAAGTGCGTTTGAGCCTATCCCGAAAGTCGCCGCAGCAATATCAGAAATAGGCGATAAAAATGTAACTGTATTTGCAAAGGCCCTTGGAAATAAGGATGGGACTATTGATTTTAATGTAAACAAAAAAATCGTTACCTCTTCACCTCTCGATCCAGACATGACCAATAAATATCATCCGGGACTCGCCGACCTGTCGGAAAAAATTACTGTATCTGTCGTAAAAATAGATACTTTAGTTAGAGAAAAAATCATTCCTCAGCCAGATATCATAAAATTTGATTTGCAAGGATACGAACTACTTGCTTTCCAAGGTGCAGTGGAAACACTTCGACAGGTAAAAATAATTTTCACAGAAGTTGAGTTTGTAGAGCTCTATAAAAATCAACCTCTATTCCATGATATATCCCTATTTCTAAAGCAAAACAATTTTTCATTATTTAATTTATACAATCTTGGCGACCATCATGATGGACAAATTATTGCTGGCGATGCATTATTTCTAAATAACGCATACTTCAAGAAATAA
- a CDS encoding GDP-L-fucose synthase, with protein MNKDSKIYIAGHRGLVGSAIVRALQKESYQNLILKTRQELNLLDQTVVKKFFAEEKPEYVFLAAAKVGGIMANKTHPADFIYENLTVQTNVIHNAYTQGTKKLLFLGSSCIYPKLCPQPIKEEYLLTSELEPTNKAYALAKIAGIYMCQSYNEQYGTNFISLMPTNLYGQNDNFDLAEAHVLPAMMRKFHEAKIKKEPSVTMWGTGNAKREFLHVNDLALASVFLMNQYDNSDIINVGTGEDVTIKELAEKIKAVVGYEGEINWDTTKPDGTPRKLLDVTKLHALGWKHTIPLDQGIVSTYEWYKKNYE; from the coding sequence ATGAACAAGGATTCTAAAATTTATATTGCGGGACACAGGGGGCTTGTAGGATCTGCGATCGTACGTGCACTCCAAAAAGAGAGCTATCAAAACCTCATCCTTAAAACAAGGCAGGAGTTGAACCTGCTTGACCAGACGGTGGTAAAAAAATTTTTTGCAGAAGAAAAACCCGAGTATGTTTTCCTTGCCGCGGCAAAGGTTGGGGGAATCATGGCAAACAAGACCCATCCTGCCGACTTTATTTATGAAAACCTGACGGTTCAAACAAATGTCATTCATAATGCCTATACACAAGGAACAAAAAAATTACTATTCCTGGGAAGTTCTTGTATCTATCCGAAATTATGTCCACAACCAATCAAAGAAGAGTATCTGTTAACGTCAGAACTTGAGCCGACCAATAAAGCATACGCGCTAGCCAAGATCGCGGGAATCTATATGTGCCAGTCGTATAACGAACAATACGGCACGAACTTTATTTCTCTCATGCCCACCAATCTCTACGGACAAAACGACAACTTTGACCTTGCTGAAGCACATGTCTTGCCTGCAATGATGCGGAAATTTCACGAAGCCAAGATCAAAAAAGAGCCCAGTGTCACCATGTGGGGAACGGGAAATGCGAAACGAGAATTTTTGCACGTGAATGATCTGGCGCTCGCAAGTGTATTCTTGATGAATCAATATGATAATTCTGATATCATTAATGTCGGCACGGGAGAAGACGTCACTATAAAAGAACTCGCGGAAAAAATAAAAGCTGTTGTGGGATACGAAGGTGAGATTAATTGGGACACAACTAAACCCGATGGTACGCCGAGAAAACTCCTTGACGTCACCAAACTTCACGCCCTCGGATGGAAACATACTATTCCGCTTGATCAAGGCATCGTATCAACCTACGAATGGTATAAGAAAAATTATGAGTAA
- a CDS encoding ABC transporter ATP-binding protein, which produces MSSKSIIEIKDVGKKYNITHQRGGYVALRDVLANVFKNPFQFAKHKAKQVVGLTKKEEFWALRNVNLEINKGDIVGIIGRNGAGKSTLLKILTGITPPTEGEIIMRGRTASLLEVGTGFHPELTGRENIFLNGAILGMTKKEIARKFDEIVAFAGIEKFLDTPVKYYSSGMYVRLAFSVAAHMEPDILLVDEVLAVGDAEFQKKCLGKMEEVTQAKGRTILFVSHNMAAIQRLCPKTVWLEKGKVKMFGETEEVVNHYLGDTSSKTTEAHWGEEEDSGDDIAKLISARLINKEGEAIPYVYSNKEVGINIEYKVLKNGYSPLPNIHVFTNKGEYAFISHADFSTNLDKVGLHKATVWIPENLLNCGTYIIGVAITTMIPLHIHVYKQDALVFQVLEDIEDTKKNDFNQRIPGVVRPRLVWKIETP; this is translated from the coding sequence ATGTCAAGCAAGTCAATCATTGAAATAAAAGATGTAGGGAAGAAATATAACATCACGCACCAGCGGGGTGGGTATGTCGCGTTGCGTGACGTGCTGGCAAATGTTTTCAAAAATCCTTTCCAGTTTGCAAAGCATAAAGCAAAGCAGGTCGTCGGACTTACAAAAAAAGAGGAGTTTTGGGCATTGCGTAATGTAAACCTCGAGATCAACAAAGGCGACATTGTCGGTATCATCGGAAGAAACGGCGCGGGAAAATCCACGCTTTTGAAGATCTTAACAGGGATCACACCTCCCACCGAAGGAGAGATCATTATGCGCGGCAGAACTGCTTCCCTTCTTGAGGTTGGTACCGGTTTTCATCCCGAGCTCACCGGGCGTGAAAACATTTTTCTCAACGGCGCCATTCTCGGCATGACCAAAAAAGAGATTGCGCGCAAGTTTGATGAGATCGTCGCCTTTGCCGGCATTGAAAAGTTCCTTGATACCCCAGTAAAATACTATTCAAGCGGCATGTATGTCCGCCTCGCTTTTTCCGTCGCCGCGCATATGGAACCGGATATTCTCCTTGTTGACGAAGTCCTTGCCGTCGGCGACGCGGAGTTTCAGAAAAAATGCCTTGGGAAAATGGAAGAGGTCACGCAAGCAAAAGGGAGAACTATTCTTTTTGTGAGCCACAACATGGCGGCAATTCAAAGATTGTGCCCAAAAACAGTCTGGCTCGAAAAAGGGAAAGTAAAAATGTTTGGAGAAACAGAAGAAGTTGTTAATCATTACCTTGGCGATACGAGTTCTAAAACAACAGAGGCGCACTGGGGAGAAGAAGAGGATTCAGGGGATGATATAGCAAAACTTATATCCGCGCGTCTTATAAACAAGGAAGGGGAAGCCATACCTTATGTCTACTCTAATAAAGAAGTTGGAATTAATATTGAGTACAAAGTCTTGAAAAATGGATACTCCCCTCTTCCGAATATTCATGTGTTCACAAATAAGGGTGAGTATGCTTTCATAAGCCACGCTGATTTCAGCACCAATCTTGATAAAGTTGGTCTACACAAGGCAACTGTGTGGATACCAGAAAATCTTTTGAACTGTGGCACTTATATAATAGGAGTAGCTATTACCACCATGATACCTCTCCATATCCATGTCTACAAACAAGACGCTCTTGTTTTTCAAGTCTTGGAAGATATAGAAGACACGAAAAAAAATGATTTCAATCAACGCATACCGGGAGTAGTACGTCCACGCCTAGTATGGAAAATAGAAACACCTTAA
- a CDS encoding ABC transporter permease, with the protein MSKVTIIRPKKVFSLEDLKEVWRYKELLYFFTWRDFKVRYKQTTIGIMWAVFQPFMTMVVFSLFFGTLLKIPSDGIPYPIFVYTGLLFWQFFSGALSETSSVLIANQSIITKVYFPRLILPLSSVATKFVDFAIAAVILVGMMFYYGYTPHLSGLLIIPLLLLITFMAAVGGGLFLASVNVKYRDVRYVLPFFIQILLFLTPVIYPASIAGKYSWILALNPMMGVIQNARAALLGTAPINWLLLGISFAACAVLLVIGVIYFKKVERYFADVI; encoded by the coding sequence ATGAGTAAAGTCACTATTATACGACCAAAAAAAGTGTTCAGCCTTGAGGACCTCAAGGAGGTTTGGCGCTATAAGGAACTCCTCTATTTCTTCACCTGGCGCGATTTCAAGGTACGCTACAAACAAACTACTATCGGTATCATGTGGGCAGTCTTCCAGCCATTTATGACGATGGTTGTTTTCAGCCTTTTTTTTGGCACACTCCTCAAGATTCCTTCTGATGGCATTCCCTATCCGATCTTTGTTTATACGGGACTTCTTTTCTGGCAATTCTTTTCCGGAGCGCTATCCGAAACAAGCAGTGTGCTCATAGCTAATCAATCAATCATCACCAAAGTCTACTTCCCGCGTCTCATCCTCCCTCTCTCGTCTGTCGCGACAAAGTTTGTTGATTTCGCTATCGCCGCGGTCATCCTTGTGGGTATGATGTTCTATTATGGCTACACACCGCACTTAAGCGGTCTTTTGATCATCCCGTTGCTTCTTCTCATTACCTTCATGGCGGCAGTGGGCGGCGGACTTTTTCTTGCGTCCGTCAACGTGAAGTATCGTGACGTGCGTTATGTATTGCCCTTCTTCATTCAAATACTCCTTTTTCTCACGCCGGTCATATATCCCGCAAGCATCGCGGGAAAATATTCATGGATACTCGCGCTCAACCCCATGATGGGTGTCATCCAAAACGCGCGCGCTGCGCTCCTCGGAACCGCACCCATCAATTGGCTCCTCCTTGGCATTTCTTTTGCGGCGTGCGCTGTGCTCCTCGTCATCGGCGTAATCTATTTCAAAAAGGTTGAGCGCTATTTCGCTGATGTTATTTAA